AGCATGATCACTTTACAACATGACATGTAGAGGAGACGTTCTGGACTCACCCACAGAGCGTCATCGTTCACCACCACCAGAGCAAACTCATGCCGTTTGTCAatcttgtgtttggttctgacGAACATCTCTATCATCTTCTGACAGATGTTCAGTGCATTAGTTTTAGatctgagacagagagaaatataTCAGGTTATTATGACAAATGTGTTACTTATATTGAGGATTTCCTGTGATGTTTACCCGTTAAAAGACTCCAACTTCGATAAAGACATCTCCTCAGAAAGGTCTAAGCAGATGATCTGacagaaggaaaacaaacatgagaTGTTAAAGCTTTGTGGTGAAATGAAGAATTATTTCTATATTTGAAAATGTGGATTGTACTCTTGGCATACCACTTTCTCTGGACAGTTGACACGAGGAACTCTGAGCTGATACTCTGCAGGCGGAGGAACTGTTGTTAGAGACGGCTGCTGTGGCGCAGGTTTCGGCCTCTCTTTGGCGACAGCAGCGGTGGACATGGGCACAGTGGCGCTGGCTGCGGCGGCTGCTGTAACTGTTGTAGCTGGAGATACGGTCTGAGCTGCAGCCGCCGAGACGGTCGTGGTGGTGGAACTAGGGGGACTGTCACTAGTGGAAGCTTCGCCCTCCCCTTCTACACGACTCCCCACGGCAGGCTGAGGGATGTTGGGGTTACTGTTTCCTCCAAGGCTGCCCGTGCTGCTGCGGCGGTCCTCTGCACCTTCAGGGTTTGAACGTGTCCGGGGTCGCAGCTCCACCAGACGCTCCTCTCCATCTGCTGGCCCCTGCTCTGGCGTTTCCATGGATTCAGGGATGCTGTAAGAATTGAGATGATGAGTTTGGTCATGTGGAAGGTTAGAGAAATTGTTGACATACACTGCCCAtccagaaaaaagttgtcaTCTGGATCTAAATCTAGCTGATGCGGTGAGTAGCTTCTCATTTCATAAACAACCATGTCAGAAGACAAATCCTGTGGTCATGGGAAGGAtgtttatctgtttctgaagggtCAGATTATTGGCCTGCATCAAGCAAAGTCAACAACTCAGGAGATTTTCAAGGGAGCATAAATATTGGAAGCAATGGAAGAAGGTCATGAGGTCTGACAAATCCAGATTGACCCGGTTCCAGAGTGATGGGTGCAACAGGGTAAGAGGAAAGGTGGTGAAGTGAAGTGATGCACCCATCATGCCTCGTGCCTACCATACAAGCCTGTGGGGGCGATGTTATGATCTGGGGTTGCTGCAGTTAGTCAGGTCTAGGTTCAGCAGCATTATCAGCATTTCTTCCCTGATGACCCAGGCATATTCCAAGATGCCAGGATTCATCAGGCTCACATTGTGAATGAGAGGTTCAAGGAGCATGACACATCATTTCtaccacagagtccagacctcagcCCCATTGAGAATCTTTGGGATGTGCTGAAGAAGACTTTGTGCAGCGGTCGGACTCTCCCATCATCAATACAAGATCTTGGTGGAAAATGAATGCAACTCTTGATGCAAATAAATATTGTGACATTGCAGAAGCTTATCAAAATGATGCCACTGCCAATGCATACTCAAATCTAAAGACAGTCCAACAAAATATTAGAGTATGTGACTTCTTTTTGGCACGGTCAGTGTATTTTCAGCCATGACTTCCTTCACTTTTAGGGACCATTCAGTCTCCATCAAGTGCAGGAACAAGACATCTGCCTATAAATATTCAAATCTAAATCATTTCAACACAGATAGAACAGAAGGTAAGGGACAGCTGTGTGAATCTCAGAACTATCCCACTTCCACAGTTTGAACACCAGCTTCATCATTACATTTACACTCAGAGAACTACACCTGTGCACAGAAGGTAAACAACACACTGCAGCTCCCTCCTAAAGAACATATCTCTGCAGCATCTTGCTCTCATAAGCAACAAAACATAGATCTTTAATCAAAGAGggtgaacaggaaggtctttaaTCAATGACTCACACAGAGCCCGTacagaaaacaatataaagGCAGGAAGAGTAAAGTGATGTAGGATGTAGGAGCTGTTAGCATTAGCTTAAATAGAAACTACAAAGAGGACTCATGACGTATGAAATGTTGGAGGAAGAAAATGAAAGTAGACTTACCTACAGTGTTGTTTTCAAAACTTCTGAAGTTAAAATGAAGTTATAATGTTGAAAGTTGCAAAATAAATCCACAACGAACTGACATTTATTATAAACGGACAACTTCCTTACCGGAAACGGTTGATTGCGGAAGTGCTAgagcattgtgggtaatgtagttGAATTATGAAGTTGCGTTTTTCTTCAGGTCGCTGTACAATAACTGTACTTACGTTTAATTTTAAAGCAAACATTGCAGGAATTTACAATGTTAAAGCAGAATTTGGGGATTTACATTACTTTATAGTtcacacttaaaaataaaatcaaatcaatacagtaaaattaataaaataagtgagagtggaaagaaaagaagataaaacagataaataaataattaaataagataaataaatgttaaagcaattattaaaataataataataatgcagtccagggcataaaataaattactccaaattaaaagctagattaaaaaggtatgttttaagtttacttttaaaaacacccagagagtttgctgttctgatgtccagaggcaaagagtttcatagcttaggggcataaaaaaacagaacgCTCTCTGGCTGGTGTCTGTGTGAGACACAGGAGGAACTTTTAAACATGCATTGGTACATAAAGGCCTATTTATTCAGTTTTCCTGtgacagtgatttttttttgtggtgtttTCTCATGATCTtagtttattaattattttattttgagaaaGCATCCACGCTGTCCCTATCATAAAGACATAATTTGTGTCATTTTCAGAT
The genomic region above belongs to Notolabrus celidotus isolate fNotCel1 chromosome 2, fNotCel1.pri, whole genome shotgun sequence and contains:
- the babam1 gene encoding BRISC and BRCA1-A complex member 1 — its product is METPEQGPADGEERLVELRPRTRSNPEGAEDRRSSTGSLGGNSNPNIPQPAVGSRVEGEGEASTSDSPPSSTTTTVSAAAAQTVSPATTVTAAAAASATVPMSTAAVAKERPKPAPQQPSLTTVPPPAEYQLRVPRVNCPEKVIICLDLSEEMSLSKLESFNGSKTNALNICQKMIEMFVRTKHKIDKRHEFALVVVNDDALWLSGFTSDPRELCSCLYDLETNVCESFNLEDLLNVIRQKIELPLMDNVQTIPPPYVVRTVLIYSRQAGQLQFNPSEAFSKILQSPYFFFDVVYLHNGAEEQGDDTNWRDNYASFCNLDSKGMCYRFEVSLCGPAIELHNCMAKLLAHPLQRPFQSHASYSLLEGDDPQDIEATV